In Phacochoerus africanus isolate WHEZ1 chromosome 1, ROS_Pafr_v1, whole genome shotgun sequence, the following are encoded in one genomic region:
- the PDE12 gene encoding 2',5'-phosphodiesterase 12, with the protein MWRLPGARAALRGVRTAVERHSRAEAATETAAGVMERAVVRCVPSEPKLSLSFALADGSHKNMQRDQSEPLGRALSRIATNALKGHAKAAAARKSRKNRPNAGGGGACAGSGPEPAAACEPVVKLYYREEAVAEDVLNVDAWQDGAVLQIGDVKYKVERNPPSLTELQLPRYIMAGFPVCPKLGLEFGDPAGSLFRWYKETKPRVVEPEGGGPSSLSPSSPSPGWTETGVNERVYTPSNADIGLRLKLHCTPGNGQRFGPSRELESVCSVEAGPGTCTFDHRHLYTKKVTDDALIRTVSYNLLADTYAQTEFSRTVLYPYCAPYALELDYRQNLIQKELTGYNADLICLQEVDRDVFTDSLVPALEAFGLEGVFRIKQHEGLATFYRKSKFSLLSQHDIAFHEALQSDPLHKELLEKLVLYPAAQEKVLQRSSVLQVSVLQSTKDSSKKICVANTHLYWHPKGGYIRLIQMAVALAHIRHVSCDLYPVIPVVFCGDFNSTPSTGMYHFVINGSIPEDHEDWASNGEEERCNMSLTHFFKLKSACGEPAYTNYVGGFHGCLDYIFIDLNTLEVEQVIPLPSHEEVTTHQALPSVSHPSDHIALVCDLKWK; encoded by the exons atgtggaggctcccaggcgcCCGCGCCGCGCTTCGTGGGGTCCGCACGGCGGTGGAGCGGCACAGTCGAGCTGAGGCGGCGACTGAGACCGCGGCAGGCGTGATGGAGCGCGCTGTAGTGCGCTGTGTGCCCTCGGAGCCTAAGCTTAGCTTGTCCTTCGCTCTGGCCGACGGCAGCCACAAGAATATGCAGCGCGACCAGAGCGAGCCGCTGGGTCGGGCCCTCAGCCGGATCGCTACTAATGCTCTCAAAGGCCACGCTAAGGCGGCCGCGGCCAGGAAGAGCAGGAAGAACCGGCCAAACGCAGGCGGCGGTGGGGCCTGTGCGGGGTCTGGGCCCGAGCCGGCTGCAGCCTGCGAACCCGTAGTGAAGCTGTACTACCGGGAGGAGGCAGTGGCTGAAGACGTGCTCAATGTGGACGCTTGGCAGGACGGTGCGGTGCTGCAGATTGGCGATGTCAAATACAAGGTAGAGCGCAACCCGCCCTCCCTCaccgagctgcagttgccgcgCTACATCATGGCCGGCTTCCCGGTGTGCCCCAAGCTCGGCCTCGAATTTGGGGATCCCGCCGGCTCCCTCTTCCGCTGGTACAAGGAAACCAAACCTAGAGTGGTGGAGCCTGAGGGCGGAGGCCCCTCGTCATTGTCTCCCTCTTCACCTTCTCCTGGTTGGACCGAGACGGGTGTGAACGAGCGCGTCTACACCCCGTCCAATGCTGACATCGGGCTACGGCTCAAACTTCATTGTACCCCAGGCAATGGGCAGCGCTTCGGACCAAGCCGAGAATTGGAAAGTGTGTGTTCGGTGGAGGCCGGGCCCGGCACGTGCACCTTTGACCACCGGCATCTCTACACGAAGAAGGTGACTGACGACGCCCTCATCCGCACAGTCTCCTACAACCTTCTGGCCGACACATATGCCCAGACTGAGTTCTCACGGACAGTCCTGTACCCGTACTGTGCCCCTTACGCCCTGGAACTCGACTACCGCCAGAACCTTATCCAAAAGGAACTCACGGGCTACAACGCCGACCTCATCTGTTTGCAGGAAGTTGACCGCGACGTGTTTACAGACAGCTTGGTGCCGGCCCTCGAGGCCTTTGGGCTGGAGGGCGTGTTTCGAATCAAGCAGCACGAAGGCCTCGCTACTTTTTACCGAAAGTCCAAGTTCAGCCTCCTTAGCCAGCATGACATTGCTTTCCATGAGGCCCTGCAGTCCGACCCACTTCACAAAGAACTGCTGGAGAAACTGGTTTTGTACCCAGCAGCGCAGGAAAAGGTGCTTCAGAGATCTTCTGTCCTTCAG gtttcTGTTCTTCAGTCTACAAAGGACTCCTCTAAAAAGATATGTGTTGCTAATACCCATCTCTATTGGCACCCCAAAG GTGGGTACATTCGTCTCATTCAAATGGCAGTAGCCTTGGCTCACATTAGACATGTCTCTTGTGATTTGTATCCTGTCATACCAGTTGTATTTTGTGGGGACTTTAATAGTACCCCATCAACAGGAATGTATCACTTTGTCATCAATGGCAGCATTCCAGAGGATCATGAAGACTGGGCTTCAAATGGGGAAGAAGAACGATGCAACATGTCTCTTACCCATTTCTTCAAACTGAAAAGTGCTTGTGGTGAACCTGCTTATACAAATTATGTTGGTGGTTTTCATGGATGTCTGGATTACATTTTCATTGACTTAAATACTTTAGAGGTTGAACAGGTGATTCCATTACCAAGTCATGAAGAAGTTACTACCCACCAGGCCTTACCTAGTGTTTCCCATCCTTCTGATCATATAGCACTTGTGTGTGACTTAAAATGGAAATAG